The proteins below come from a single Malus domestica chromosome 03, GDT2T_hap1 genomic window:
- the LOC114823912 gene encoding strychnine-10-hydroxylase-like, protein MDSLPYANSITAGLFTVIIVFYYLSRRWRAANHKGKLSLPEAKGGWPIFGHLPLFGDSIPPHRTLGAMADKYGPIFTIRLGVHPALVISSSEIAKECYTTKDVSSLSRPKMVVVDHVSYDYAMFGFGPSGPYWREIRKLVSLELLSVRKVELLKHIRAYEVTAFLKDLYELWSTKKESSKDGVVVDLKPWLGDMMLNVILKMVVGKRYSVAATGDEKKEALKVQTALKELFDYMGMFLVGDAVPYLRWLDWGGYEKAMKKSATEMHAIAAEWLEEHKQRRAKGDAKGEQDFMDAMLSVLDGADLGGFDADTIVKATSLTVIAGGNDTTMVTMTWAISLLLNHPHAMKKALNELDTKIGGQRVVSEEDLSNLVYIQAIVKETLRLYPAGPLSGPRVFEEDCTIAGYHIRKGTRFIPNLWKIQVDPKNWSEPLEFKPERFLTTHKDVDLKGQHFQFIPFGSGRRSCPGMAFGLQLVQYTLASFLHAFEISNPSSAPIDMTESFGLTNVKATPLNILIEPHLSSEFYG, encoded by the exons ATGGATTCTCTCCCATATGCAAACTCTATCACTGCTGGCTTGTTCACAGTAATCATCGTGTTCTATTACTTATCACGAAGATGGAGAGCTGCAAATCACAAGGGCAAATTATCACTACCTGAAGCCAAGGGTGGATGGCCTATATTTGGTCACCTTCCTTTGTTTGGAGACTCCATACCTCCTCACAGAACTTTGGGAGCCATGGCGGACAAGTACGGACCCATTTTTACTATCCGCCTTGGCGTCCATCCGGCTTTGGTGATAAGCAGCAGTGAGATCGCAAAAGAATGCTACACAACCAAAGACGTGAGCTCACTCTCCCGCCCAAAGATGGTGGTTGTAGACCACGTTAGCTACGACTACGCCATGTTTGGGTTCGGACCATCTGGACCCTATTGGCGAGAAATTCGCAAGCTAGTCTCCTTGGAGTTGCTCTCAGTCCGGAAGGTTGAGCTGCTCAAGCACATTCGAGCATATGAAGTGACTGCTTTCTTGAAAGATTTATACGAACTTTGGAGTACAAAGAAGGAGAGCTCGAAAGATGGAGTGGTTGTAGACCTGAAACCATGGCTTGGGGACATGATGCTGAACGTGATTCTTAAAATGGTGGTCGGAAAGCGGTACTCCGTGGCTGCCACTGGGGATGAGAAGAAAGAAGCGCTTAAGGTTCAGACTGCATTGAAGGAGTTATTTGATTATATGGGCATGTTTTTGGTGGGTGATGCAGTTCCTTATCTGCGGTGGTTGGATTGGGGTGGATATGAGAAGGCGATGAAGAAAAGTGCAACGGAAATGCACGCAATTGCTGCAGAGTGGCTTGAAGAGCATAAGCAGAGGAGAGCAAAAGGTGATGCAAAAGGAGAACAGGACTTCATGGATGCGATGCTTTCTGTGCTTGATGGTGCAGACCTTGGCGGTTTTGATGCTGATACGATCGTCAAAGCCACAAGCTTG ACTGTTATTGCAGGAGGTAACGATACCACCATGGTGACAATGACGTGGGCAATATCGTTATTGCTGAACCACCCTCACGCTATGAAAAAAGCCCTAAACGAACTGGACACCAAAATAGGCGGACAAAGAGTTGTGAGTGAGGAAGATTTGAGCAACTTGGTCTACATCCAAGCTATTGTAAAGGAGACGTTACGTTTGTACCCAGCAGGACCATTATCAGGGCCGCGTGTATTCGAGGAAGATTGCACCATTGCTGGCTACCATATCCGAAAGGGCACCCGATTTATCCCAAACCTCTGGAAGATCCAAGTTGACCCAAAAAATTGGTCCGAGCCATTAGAGTTCAAGCCAGAGAGATTTCTAACCACGCACAAGGATGTTGATCTGAAGGGTCAGCATTTTCAGTTTATTCCTTTTGGAAGTGGTAGAAGATCATGCCCTGGTATGGCATTTGGCCTTCAATTGGTGCAATATACGTTGGCTAGTTTTCTACATGCATTTGAAATCTCAAACCCGTCGAGTGCACCAATTGATATGACGGAGAGTTTTGGACTGACCAACGTTAAGGCAACTCCACTCAATATTCTCATCGAACCTCACTTATCTTCTGAATTCTATggataa